A portion of the Acidisarcina polymorpha genome contains these proteins:
- a CDS encoding TonB-dependent receptor: protein MFSTIRRFMIAGAAAAVVLLPAASPLLFSQAIGSIRGTVSDGSGAVIASASVVATNLDTSATRTVFTNQEGIYVFPDLAIGNYSLQVSHEGFESKKRDGIQLLTGHTVDLNIELTIGSTAQSIEVTTAAPLIQTASSSVQTSVEQEQIQSLPLNGRNALQLTVLTPGTTLTSVGTESGQQDNVGLTVNGLRATQNNIQLDGAIYNDRFFDSVPILPNPDALQEFTIQSSNYGAQYGGAGALVQLSTRSGTNQIHGSAYEFLRNTDLNAKNYFQQTIPPFKLNQFGGTAGGPIIKNHTFFFFSAEDLQQRSSPNPISITVPTAQELSGNFSALLAKGIAIFNPATGQPYPNNIISTPINTLSGKLANTYLVPLASDPSTGIFNSTSNSNVDSTQYLVKIDQVVTSNNHLSGRYFYNQDNFQRAFNAPLGFYAENLFRNQSAIITDTQVFGPTLTATFSVSAGRFARTQIPEAPGLQSLQDLGQNVPLGTPGESIFPGIRANISGFVDIFSGGALTQDSTLFDYQASVVKVLSAHTISFGGEFERDRIDMDDYSYTPGDNTFNGERTAAPTGAMLPTGTKTSGSALADFYLGLESQFYQDNGRKAYLRGNRPSLYAQDDWKLNRQLTVNGGLRWDPWLPPTDLNETLAGFVPGQQSAIAPGAPQGLIFKGDAGLQSSVFQRNWKDFAPRAGFAWNIGGRGVQVLRAGYGIFYGFPEGLLYQRTDAMQPVDLYLSYPAPAPAWDDIYAGYPGGDPFPRAHVGPDQFANYKFLLPVSGGVLDPKSKVSYTQSWNLTFEQQLPHNTAFSLAYVGNRGEHIMGSRQFNPAIFGPGATVGNENSRRLYPGLGAVELAQSYEYSIYHALQANLVIHKQHGLSVLTNLVFSKTIDNTSSAIEGNTGPPNPFNLQSGRGPADFDQTIRYNLALDYATPHVDVTGFKNALINNWQINAIASLQTGLPFTVLSGTDRSLSGIGNDYADIVGNPIRPAGVSKIKEYFNTAAFVPAATGTFGDIGRNSLRGPGYADVDASIFKDLFEEEPIHAQFRAEAFNTLNRVNFTNPVSTYSSGTYGQITSASSPRVFQFGLKLLF, encoded by the coding sequence ATGTTTTCGACCATACGCAGATTTATGATCGCAGGTGCGGCGGCAGCCGTCGTCCTGCTCCCAGCCGCTTCTCCGCTATTGTTCTCCCAGGCAATTGGCAGCATACGCGGCACTGTCTCCGATGGAAGCGGAGCAGTCATCGCCAGCGCGAGCGTGGTTGCGACGAACTTGGACACCTCGGCAACGCGCACCGTGTTTACCAACCAGGAAGGCATCTACGTTTTTCCGGACCTGGCAATTGGAAACTACTCTCTGCAGGTTAGCCACGAAGGCTTCGAGAGCAAAAAGCGCGACGGCATTCAACTGCTTACCGGTCATACCGTCGACCTGAACATCGAGCTTACAATCGGGAGCACTGCCCAGTCGATCGAAGTGACGACCGCCGCACCATTAATCCAGACGGCCTCATCGAGCGTCCAAACGTCGGTGGAGCAGGAACAGATACAGTCGCTGCCGTTGAACGGCCGGAACGCCCTGCAGTTGACCGTGTTAACACCTGGCACTACGCTGACCAGCGTTGGAACTGAGTCTGGCCAGCAAGACAACGTCGGTCTCACGGTAAATGGCCTGCGGGCCACGCAAAATAATATTCAGCTTGACGGCGCAATCTACAACGATCGTTTTTTTGATTCAGTCCCGATTTTGCCAAATCCCGACGCGTTGCAGGAGTTCACGATTCAGTCCTCGAACTACGGCGCCCAATATGGAGGCGCTGGTGCGCTGGTGCAATTATCAACCCGCTCCGGCACCAACCAAATCCACGGATCAGCCTACGAGTTTTTGCGCAATACGGACTTGAACGCGAAGAATTATTTCCAGCAGACGATTCCTCCATTCAAGTTGAACCAGTTTGGCGGAACGGCCGGCGGCCCTATTATCAAGAACCACACCTTCTTCTTCTTTTCGGCCGAGGACCTGCAGCAACGCTCCTCGCCCAACCCGATCTCGATTACCGTTCCAACCGCGCAGGAACTCAGCGGGAACTTCTCTGCGTTGCTTGCCAAAGGGATCGCCATCTTCAACCCTGCTACGGGTCAGCCTTACCCGAACAACATCATTTCAACTCCGATCAATACTTTATCGGGCAAACTGGCGAATACCTATCTCGTGCCGCTGGCCTCGGATCCGTCGACAGGCATCTTCAACTCGACTTCCAACTCCAACGTCGACAGTACGCAGTACCTGGTCAAGATCGACCAGGTAGTGACATCGAACAACCATCTCAGCGGCAGGTATTTCTACAATCAGGACAACTTCCAGCGGGCCTTCAATGCGCCGCTCGGCTTCTACGCAGAGAATCTCTTCCGCAACCAATCGGCGATCATCACCGATACGCAGGTTTTCGGTCCGACGCTCACCGCGACATTTTCGGTGAGCGCCGGACGTTTCGCCCGCACTCAGATCCCCGAGGCTCCCGGGCTGCAGTCTCTGCAGGACCTTGGACAAAACGTACCTCTTGGCACTCCGGGCGAGTCCATCTTTCCGGGTATCCGCGCGAACATATCCGGTTTCGTAGACATCTTCTCTGGTGGCGCCCTGACGCAGGATTCAACCTTGTTCGATTACCAGGCGTCAGTTGTGAAGGTGCTCAGCGCACATACCATCAGCTTCGGCGGTGAGTTTGAGCGCGACCGGATCGACATGGACGATTACTCTTATACGCCGGGCGACAACACCTTCAATGGCGAACGCACAGCAGCGCCGACCGGTGCCATGCTGCCCACTGGAACCAAAACAAGCGGCTCAGCGCTGGCAGATTTTTACCTTGGTCTCGAGTCACAGTTCTACCAAGACAACGGCCGTAAAGCCTATCTCCGCGGAAACCGGCCATCTCTGTATGCGCAGGATGATTGGAAGCTCAACCGCCAACTCACTGTGAATGGCGGCCTGCGTTGGGACCCGTGGCTTCCACCGACTGATCTGAATGAGACATTAGCGGGATTCGTCCCGGGCCAGCAATCTGCCATCGCGCCGGGTGCTCCGCAAGGGCTTATCTTCAAGGGCGACGCGGGGCTCCAGTCCTCGGTCTTCCAACGGAACTGGAAGGATTTCGCGCCTCGCGCCGGCTTCGCGTGGAACATTGGCGGACGTGGCGTCCAGGTGCTCCGCGCCGGTTACGGGATTTTCTATGGCTTTCCCGAGGGGCTTCTTTATCAAAGGACCGACGCGATGCAGCCAGTGGACTTATATCTAAGCTATCCCGCTCCAGCGCCTGCCTGGGACGACATCTATGCGGGATATCCCGGCGGCGATCCATTTCCTCGTGCCCATGTAGGTCCCGACCAATTCGCAAACTACAAGTTTCTGCTTCCGGTTTCAGGAGGAGTGCTCGATCCAAAATCAAAGGTGAGTTACACACAGTCTTGGAATTTGACCTTTGAGCAGCAGCTACCTCATAACACCGCGTTTTCGCTCGCGTATGTTGGCAACCGGGGTGAACACATTATGGGGTCGAGGCAGTTTAACCCTGCAATCTTCGGCCCGGGCGCGACCGTGGGGAACGAGAACTCCCGGCGGCTCTATCCCGGTTTGGGTGCGGTAGAGCTGGCGCAGTCTTATGAGTACTCCATCTACCACGCCTTGCAGGCTAACCTTGTGATTCACAAGCAACACGGACTGTCGGTGCTGACCAATCTCGTTTTTTCCAAGACCATCGACAACACCTCCAGTGCGATCGAAGGCAACACCGGGCCGCCGAATCCGTTCAACTTGCAGAGCGGGCGCGGCCCCGCCGATTTCGACCAGACCATTCGCTATAACCTCGCCCTGGATTACGCCACGCCTCACGTAGACGTCACCGGTTTCAAGAACGCGCTCATCAACAATTGGCAGATCAACGCAATCGCCAGTCTTCAAACCGGCCTTCCTTTTACCGTGCTTAGCGGCACAGACCGCTCTTTATCCGGTATCGGTAATGACTATGCGGATATTGTGGGAAACCCCATTCGCCCCGCCGGCGTGAGCAAGATCAAAGAGTATTTCAACACCGCTGCCTTTGTGCCGGCAGCAACGGGCACCTTCGGCGATATTGGGCGCAACAGCTTGCGGGGTCCGGGTTATGCCGATGTGGACGCCTCTATCTTCAAAGACCTCTTTGAAGAGGAACCTATCCATGCCCAATTCCGGGCTGAAGCGTTTAACACATTAAATCGCGTCAATTTCACTAATCCTGTGTCCACGTATTCTTCGGGCACTTATGGTCAGATCACCAGCGCAAGTAGTCCGCGGGTCTTTCAGTTCGGACTGAAGCTGCTCTTTTGA
- a CDS encoding LacI family DNA-binding transcriptional regulator has product MPTLADVAKVAGVAVMSVSRVVNGSRRVSPEVERKVRAAIEKIGYQPNEAARVLKGTRSSVLGLIVPDLADPFFAGCCNAIQEAAWLAGYMTLMVASAHREELERRETEMMVQRHVAGLIVVAVGAHNDHFAAAQNKGVPLVALDRPIENVQSDTITVDNFKAAVRATEHLIGHQHREIVCVADDERIYTKFERVSGYSRAMKEANLAPRVCLVGAMTGSVEEQVSLHLGSKHPPTAIFAASNVVCTEILHYLREHSMSIPEDLALICFDDFSAATLVTPPITVIQQPLAELGQTATRMMLDRLQNAGGMPSTTIELKTRLVLRNSCGCSGANLEAEPRFSVS; this is encoded by the coding sequence ATGCCTACACTCGCTGACGTTGCTAAAGTTGCCGGAGTTGCAGTAATGTCAGTCTCGCGGGTGGTCAACGGAAGCCGACGTGTATCTCCAGAGGTGGAGCGAAAAGTCCGCGCCGCAATTGAGAAAATTGGTTACCAGCCGAACGAAGCCGCCCGGGTTCTCAAAGGAACTCGATCCAGTGTGTTGGGCTTGATAGTTCCCGATCTGGCGGATCCCTTTTTTGCAGGTTGTTGTAACGCAATCCAAGAGGCCGCATGGCTTGCGGGATACATGACGCTGATGGTTGCTTCCGCACATCGTGAAGAGTTGGAGCGGCGTGAAACGGAGATGATGGTACAACGCCACGTCGCCGGCCTTATCGTTGTCGCCGTCGGCGCACACAACGACCACTTCGCTGCCGCTCAAAATAAAGGCGTGCCCCTCGTTGCCCTCGATCGGCCAATAGAAAATGTTCAGTCAGATACTATTACGGTCGACAACTTCAAGGCAGCCGTCCGCGCAACCGAGCACCTGATCGGTCATCAACATCGCGAAATTGTCTGCGTCGCCGATGACGAAAGAATTTACACGAAGTTTGAAAGGGTTTCCGGGTACTCCCGTGCCATGAAAGAGGCTAATTTAGCTCCTCGAGTGTGCCTTGTGGGAGCAATGACTGGCTCAGTCGAGGAACAAGTATCGCTACATCTTGGTTCGAAGCATCCTCCCACCGCAATTTTTGCCGCCAGCAATGTCGTATGCACCGAGATTCTTCACTACTTGCGAGAACACTCGATGAGCATTCCTGAAGATTTAGCGCTCATCTGCTTCGACGACTTTAGCGCCGCAACTTTAGTCACTCCCCCGATCACCGTCATCCAACAACCCCTCGCCGAACTCGGCCAAACGGCGACACGCATGATGCTCGACCGACTGCAAAACGCCGGCGGCATGCCTTCAACGACTATTGAACTGAAGACGCGCCTCGTCCTCAGAAATTCTTGCGGATGTAGTGGAGCAAATTTAGAAGCGGAACCCCGTTTTTCAGTGTCCTAG